A genomic segment from Nicotiana tabacum cultivar K326 chromosome 9, ASM71507v2, whole genome shotgun sequence encodes:
- the LOC107799148 gene encoding dicer-like protein 4 isoform X2, giving the protein MEGGDFENGTESPPSAATSPITEQLSALSLNGDIDSPVSVQKPEKDPRKIARKYQMDLCKKALEENVVVYLGTGCGKTHIAVLLIYEMGQLIRKPQKSICVFLAPTVALVQQQAKVIEDSIDFKVGTYCGKSKHLKSHEDWEKEMEQYEVLVMTPQILLHNLSHCYIRIEFIALLIFDECHYAQVESDHPYAEIMKIFYKPDVVKLPRIFGMTASPISGKGATVEGLETLLRSKVYSVEDKDELEQFVASPKVNVYYYGPGAACLTKAYSQKLEEIKHQCVMVLHKKAVDHSTLRNTKKMLKRLHGHLIFSLENLGVFGALQASCILLKGDHYERHQMVEADVNASDDSLCDRYLSQVATMFTSGCAKDGMNPDLTLVEVLKEPYFSKKLLRLIGILSNFGVQPDMKCIIFVNRIVTARSLSYMLQHLKVLSSWKCGFLVGVHSGLKSMSRKNTNIILNKFRSGELNLLVATKVGEEGLDIQTCCLVIRFDLPETVASFIQSRGRARMPKSEYAFLVDSDNQRELNLIEHFSRNEARMNDEISSKKSCTTVIDFQENIYKVDMTGATISSASSISLLHHYCSKLPRDEFFCPKPQFFYFDDIDGTICKLVLPSNAPMHQIVSAPQSSIEAAKKDACLRACKSLHELGALTDYLLPDQADEDLIHVFSDSESSDGEDAREELHEMIVPAAFKEPWTETESPVCLNSYYINFSPCPIDRVYKKFGLFLKAPLPQEAERMKLNLNLARGRSVETELIPSGATNFENNEVQLAEKFQRMFLKIILDRSEFISEFVSLEKQDYVDSASKSYLLLPLNLCGHNKISVDWELVRRCLSSPIFGTSVYAGNSEISKFDEQLQLANGSKSVHDVANSLVYVPCKDTFFFISDVVKESNAYSIYKDSKNHVKHYYDTFGIHLSYPEQPLIKAKQLFCLDNLLRKKGYSELRDKEEHFVELPAEICQLKIIGFSKDIGSSLSLLPSIMHRLESLLVAIELKGCLSASFPEGREVTIDHVLEALTTEKCNEPFSLERLEVLGDAFLKFAVGRHVFLTYDAFDEGQLTRRRSNIVNNSYLYTIAVRNNLQAFIRDQSFDPNHFYAVGRPCPVICDKQTEKNIHGQCGSVTDGAKTEVRCSKCHQWLRKKTIADIVEALVGAFIVDSGFKAAIAFLKWIGIYTDFEESQVKSICAASKVFMPLADEIDIPAIENLLGYPFVHKGLLIQAFIHPSYNNHGGGCYQRLEFLGDAVLDYLITSYLYSVYPKLKPGQLTDLRSVSVNNNTFAVVAVHQSFHSHILCDYSSGLRESITRYVNFIGRPDSMKRLAEEPSCPKALGDLVESCMGAILLDTGFDLNRAWHIMLSFLKPVMSFTRLQLNPKRELHELCQSYGWHLKFLASKKDSKYLVEAKVNGENVSEAASALNINKKAAARMAAQQVHSSLKAQGYRRKSKSLEQVVKTAKKMEAKLIGYDEIPCVLTARCNDVEKNEASESDRDLKAFPISEQLARNCNFKLKPARKLAPEAAVQCNSEQTIMPNGSNSDSKATGGAINGSAKSILHEVCAANCWKPPRFECCKETGPSHLKEFTFRVVVEIEETSRVIESCGAPRAKKKDAAEDAAEGALWFLKHEGYMFDN; this is encoded by the exons ATGGAAGGCGGCGACTTTGAGAACGGCACTGAGAGTCCACCAAGTGCTGCAACTTCACCGATCACTGAGCAGCTTTCTGCTCTGTCTCTCAATGGCGACATAGATTCTCCTGTTTCAGTTCAGAAACCAGAGAAAGACCCCAGAAAAATTGCTAGAAA GTATCAGATGGATCTTTGTAAAAAAGCATTAGAGGAGAATGTTGTTGTATATCTGGGAACGGGCTGTGGGAAAACTCATATTGCCGTCTTGCTTATCTATGAGATGGGACAGCTGATAAGGAAACCCCAGAAGAGCATTTGCGTGTTTCTTGCTCCCACTGTGGCGTTGGTGCAACAG CAAGCCAAGGTCATAGAAGACTCTATTGACTTCAAAGTTGGGACATACTGCGGGAAATCCAAGCATTTGAAGAGCCACGAAGACTGGGAAAAAGAAATGGAACAGTATGAG GTCCTTGTTATGACCCCTCAAATACTATTACATAATCTTTCCCACTGCTATATCAGGATTGAATTTATTGCTCTTCTGATCTTTGATGAGTGCCACTATGCACAAGTTGAGAGTGATCATCCTTATGCTGAGATTATGAAG aTATTTTACAAACCTGATGTAGTAAAACTGCCCCGTATATTTGGCATGACTGCATCTCCAATATCAGGAAAAG GTGCTACTGTTGAAGGCCTTGAGACCTTACTTCGCTCTAAG GTGTATTCTGTTGAAGACAAGGATGAACTGGAACAGTTTGTTGCATCACCTAAGGTGAATGTATACTACTATGGTCCTGGCGCCGCGTGTCTTACTAAAGCTTACTCTCAGAAGCTTGAAGAGATAAAACACCAG TGTGTGATGGTGCTTCACAAGAAAGCAGTTGATCATAGCACACTCAGGAACACAAAAAAGATGCTCAAGAGATTGCATGGACATCTAATTTTTTCTCTGGAAAACCTAGGTGTCTTTGGGGCATTACAG GCTAGTTGCATCCTCTTAAAGGGGGATCACTATGAGCGCCATCAAATGGTGGAAGCTGATGTTAATGCTAGTGATGACTCTTTGTGTGACAGATATCTGAGTCAGGTCGCCACAATGTTTACTTCTGGTTGTGCTAAAG ATGGTATGAATCCTGATTTGACACTTGTGGAAGTTCTGAAGGAGCCTTATTTCTCCAAAAAGCTTTTACGTCTAATTGGAATCCTTTCCAACTTCGG ggtacaaccagatatgaagTGCATAATTTTCGTCAATAGGATCGTGACTGCGAGATCTCTTTCTTATATGCTTCAGCATCTGAAAGTTTTATCTTCTTGGAAATGCGGGTTTCTTGTAGGAGTGCACTCAGGATTGAAGAGTATGTCACGAAAAAATACAAATATCATTCTCAATAAGTTCCGTTCTGGTGAG CTCAACTTATTGGTTGCCACCAAAGTTGGCGAGGAAGGACTTGATATCCAGACATGCTGCCTTGTTATACGATTTGATCTTCCTGAAACTGTTGCCAGTTTTATACAGTCTAGAGGGCGTGCCCGCATGCCAAAGTCTGAATATGCATTTTTGGTTGATAG TGATAACCAAAGGGAGCTTAATTTGATTGAGCATTTTTCAAGAAATGAAGCTCGGATGAATGATGAGATTTCTTCCAAGAAATCTTGCACGACAGttatagattttcaagaaaatatatACAAAGTAGATATGACTGGTGCAACCATCAGTTCTGCATCAAGCATTTCGTTGCTTCACCATTATTGTTCCAAGCTTCCACGTGACGA GTTTTTCTGCCCCAAGCCGCAGTTCTTCTACTTTGATGACATAGATGGAACTATTTGCAAATTAGTTTTGCCTTCAAACGCTCCAATGCATCAAATTGTGAGTGCTCCTCAATCTTCTATAGAAGCAGCTAAGAAAGATGCCTGTTTAAGAGCCTGCAAGAGCTTGCATGAACTTGGAGCACTCACTGATTATCTTTTGCCGGATCAAGCAGATGAAGACCTGATTCACGTTTTTTCTGACTCAGAAAGCTCAGATG GCGAAGACGCACGAGAAGAGCTCCATGAGATGATTGTTCCCGCTGCCTTTAAAGAACCATGGACTGAGACAGAGAGTCCTGTTTGCCTTAACTCGTACTACATCAACTTTTCACCTTGTCCAATTGATAGGGTTTATAAAAAGTTTGGCCTATTTTTGAAAGCACCTCTTCCCCAAGAGGCTGAGAGAATGAAACTTAATCTCAACTTGGCTCGAGGTAGATCTGTAGAGACAGAGCTTATTCCATCAGGAGCTACTAATTTTGAGAACAATGAG GTACAACTAGCAGAGAAGTTCCAGAGAATGTTCCTCAAGATCATTCTTGACCGCTCTGAGTTCATTTCAGAATTCGTATCTTTGGAAAAACAAGATTATGTTGACTCAGCTTCAAAATCTTACCTACTTCTTCCACTCAATTTATGTGGACACAATAAAATTTCCGTGGACTGGGAGCTTGTCAGAAGATGCTTGTCATCACCAATTTTTGGGACTTCAGTATATGCAGGCAATAGTGAGATATCCAAATTTGATGAGCAGTTGCAACTTGCCAATGGTTCCAAAAGCGTACATGATGTTGCCAATAGTTTGGTATATGTTCCATGCAAGGATACATTTTTCTTCATATCTGATGTTGTCAAAGAAAGCAATGCATACAGCATATATAAAGATTCAAAAAACCATGTCAAACACTATTATGATAC TTTTGGTATCCATCTTTCGTACCCTGAGCAACCACTAATAAAAGCAAAacaactcttctgtttggacaaCTTGCTACGAAAGAAAGGCTATTCAG AGTTGCGTGATAAAGAGGAGCACTTTGTTGAACTACCTGCTGAAATTTGCCAGCTCAAGATAATTGGGTTTTCCAAAGATATTGGGAGCTCATTATCACTGTTGCCATCGATCATGCATCGTCTTGAAAGCCTACTTGTCGCTATTGAACTAAAGGGCTGCCTATCTGCTTCTTTCCCTGAGGGAAGGGAAGTAACAATAGATCAT GTTCTTGAAGCACTTACTACAGAGAAATGCAATGAACCTTTTTCTCTTGAAAGGCTTGAAGTGCTTGGTGATGCATTTCTCAAGTTTGCAGTTGGGAGGCATGTCTTTCTTACATACGATGCCTTTGACGAAGGACAGTTAACTAGAAGGCGCTCAAACATTGTGAACAATTCCTATCTGTACACGATAGCAGTCAGAAACAATTTACAG GCATTTATTCGTGATCAATCATTTGATCCCAACCACTTCTATGCAGTAGGCCGTCCGTGCCCTGTAATCTGTGACAAACAAACAGAAAAAAACATACACGGTCAATGTGGTAGTGTAACAGATGGTGCAAAGACTGAAGTTAGGTGTAGCAAATGTCATCAGTGGTTGCGTAAGAAAACAATTGCTGATATAGTTGAAGCCCTTGTTGGCGCTTTTATAGTTGACAGTGGCTTCAAAGCAGCAATTGCATTTCTTAAATGGATTGGTATCTATACAGATTTCGAAGAATCACAAGTAAAGAGTATTTGCGCTGCAAGCAAAGTCTTTATGCCACTTGCTGATGAAATTGATATTCCGGCCATTGAAAATTTATTAGGTTATCCATTCGTCCATAAGGGTTTGCTCATTCAGGCCTTCATCCATCCATCTTATAACAACCACGGAGGAGGTTGCTATCAG AGACTGGAGTTTCTTGGAGATGCTGTCCTCGATTATTTGATCACATCCTATCTATACTCTGTGTACCCAAAACTGAAGCCTGGCCAGTTGACTGATCTGAGATCAGTTTCTGTAAACAACAACACCTTCGCAGTTGTTGCAGTACATCAAAGCTTCCACAGCCATATACTCTGTGATTATAGTAGTGGCCTCCGTGAGTCAATTACTAGATATGTCAATTTCATTGGAAGACCAGATTCTATGAAAAGGTTGGCTGAAGAGCCATCTTGTCCAAAG GCCCTTGGCGACCTGGTGGAGTCTTGTATGGGTGCAATCCTGCTTGACACAGGGTTTGACTTGAACCGTGCTTGGCATATAATGCTCTCCTTCTTAAAGCCCGTCATGAGCTTTACCAGGTTGCAGCTTAATCCAAAAAGAGAACTCCATGAACTTTGCCAGTCTTATGGCTGGCATCTAAAGTTCCTGGCTTCAAAAAAAGATAGCAAATATCTAGTTGAGGCCAAGGTGAATGGGGAGAATGTTTCTGAAGCGGCTTCTGCTCTCAATATCAATAAAAAAGCTGCCGCAAGAATGGCTGCCCAGCAAGTACATTCAAGCTTGAAG GCTCAAGGCTATAGGCGCAAGTCTAAATCACTGGAGCAAGTGGTAAAAACAGCTAAAAAGATGGAAGCTAAACTGATAGGATATGATGAAATACCCTGTGTTCTTACTGCTAGGTGCAATGACGTGGAGAAGAACGAAGCATCTGAAAGTGATCGTGACTTGAAAGCATTTCCTATTAGTGAGCAACTTGCAAGAAATTGCAATTTCAAGTTAAAGCCTGCGAGAAAGTTGGCCCCAGAGGCAGCTGTACAATGCAATTCTGAGCAGACCATCATGCCTAATGGCTCTAATTCAGATTCAAAAGCTACAG GTGGTGCAATAAATGGATCGGCAAAGTCAATTTTGCATGAAGTTTGTGCTGCCAACTGCTGGAAACCTCCTAGATTTGAATGTTGCAAGGAGACAGGGCCAAGCCACTTGAAAGA
- the LOC107799148 gene encoding dicer-like protein 4 isoform X3 → MEGGDFENGTESPPSAATSPITEQLSALSLNGDIDSPVSVQKPEKDPRKIARKYQMDLCKKALEENVVVYLGTGCGKTHIAVLLIYEMGQLIRKPQKSICVFLAPTVALVQQQAKVIEDSIDFKVGTYCGKSKHLKSHEDWEKEMEQYEVLVMTPQILLHNLSHCYIRIEFIALLIFDECHYAQVESDHPYAEIMKIFYKPDVVKLPRIFGMTASPISGKGATVEGLETLLRSKVYSVEDKDELEQFVASPKVNVYYYGPGAACLTKAYSQKLEEIKHQCVMVLHKKAVDHSTLRNTKKMLKRLHGHLIFSLENLGVFGALQASCILLKGDHYERHQMVEADVNASDDSLCDRYLSQVATMFTSGCAKDGMNPDLTLVEVLKEPYFSKKLLRLIGILSNFGVQPDMKCIIFVNRIVTARSLSYMLQHLKVLSSWKCGFLVGVHSGLKSMSRKNTNIILNKFRSGELNLLVATKVGEEGLDIQTCCLVIRFDLPETVASFIQSRGRARMPKSEYAFLVDSDNQRELNLIEHFSRNEARMNDEISSKKSCTTVIDFQENIYKVDMTGATISSASSISLLHHYCSKLPRDEFFCPKPQFFYFDDIDGTICKLVLPSNAPMHQIVSAPQSSIEAAKKDACLRACKSLHELGALTDYLLPDQADEDLIHVFSDSESSDGEDAREELHEMIVPAAFKEPWTETESPVCLNSYYINFSPCPIDRVYKKFGLFLKAPLPQEAERMKLNLNLARGRSVETELIPSGATNFENNEQVQLAEKFQRMFLKIILDRSEFISEFVSLEKQDYVDSASKSYLLLPLNLCGHNKISVDWELVRRCLSSPIFGTSVYAGNSEISKFDEQLQLANGSKSVHDVANSLVYVPCKDTFFFISDVVKESNAYSIYKDSKNHVKHYYDTFGIHLSYPEQPLIKAKQLFCLDNLLRKKGYSELRDKEEHFVELPAEICQLKIIGFSKDIGSSLSLLPSIMHRLESLLVAIELKGCLSASFPEGREVTIDHVLEALTTEKCNEPFSLERLEVLGDAFLKFAVGRHVFLTYDAFDEGQLTRRRSNIVNNSYLYTIAVRNNLQAFIRDQSFDPNHFYAVGRPCPVICDKQTEKNIHGQCGSVTDGAKTEVRCSKCHQWLRKKTIADIVEALVGAFIVDSGFKAAIAFLKWIGIYTDFEESQVKSICAASKVFMPLADEIDIPAIENLLGYPFVHKGLLIQAFIHPSYNNHGGGCYQRLEFLGDAVLDYLITSYLYSVYPKLKPGQLTDLRSVSVNNNTFAVVAVHQSFHSHILCDYSSGLRESITRYVNFIGRPDSMKRLAEEPSCPKAQGYRRKSKSLEQVVKTAKKMEAKLIGYDEIPCVLTARCNDVEKNEASESDRDLKAFPISEQLARNCNFKLKPARKLAPEAAVQCNSEQTIMPNGSNSDSKATGGAINGSAKSILHEVCAANCWKPPRFECCKETGPSHLKEFTFRVVVEIEETSRVIESCGAPRAKKKDAAEDAAEGALWFLKHEGYMFDN, encoded by the exons ATGGAAGGCGGCGACTTTGAGAACGGCACTGAGAGTCCACCAAGTGCTGCAACTTCACCGATCACTGAGCAGCTTTCTGCTCTGTCTCTCAATGGCGACATAGATTCTCCTGTTTCAGTTCAGAAACCAGAGAAAGACCCCAGAAAAATTGCTAGAAA GTATCAGATGGATCTTTGTAAAAAAGCATTAGAGGAGAATGTTGTTGTATATCTGGGAACGGGCTGTGGGAAAACTCATATTGCCGTCTTGCTTATCTATGAGATGGGACAGCTGATAAGGAAACCCCAGAAGAGCATTTGCGTGTTTCTTGCTCCCACTGTGGCGTTGGTGCAACAG CAAGCCAAGGTCATAGAAGACTCTATTGACTTCAAAGTTGGGACATACTGCGGGAAATCCAAGCATTTGAAGAGCCACGAAGACTGGGAAAAAGAAATGGAACAGTATGAG GTCCTTGTTATGACCCCTCAAATACTATTACATAATCTTTCCCACTGCTATATCAGGATTGAATTTATTGCTCTTCTGATCTTTGATGAGTGCCACTATGCACAAGTTGAGAGTGATCATCCTTATGCTGAGATTATGAAG aTATTTTACAAACCTGATGTAGTAAAACTGCCCCGTATATTTGGCATGACTGCATCTCCAATATCAGGAAAAG GTGCTACTGTTGAAGGCCTTGAGACCTTACTTCGCTCTAAG GTGTATTCTGTTGAAGACAAGGATGAACTGGAACAGTTTGTTGCATCACCTAAGGTGAATGTATACTACTATGGTCCTGGCGCCGCGTGTCTTACTAAAGCTTACTCTCAGAAGCTTGAAGAGATAAAACACCAG TGTGTGATGGTGCTTCACAAGAAAGCAGTTGATCATAGCACACTCAGGAACACAAAAAAGATGCTCAAGAGATTGCATGGACATCTAATTTTTTCTCTGGAAAACCTAGGTGTCTTTGGGGCATTACAG GCTAGTTGCATCCTCTTAAAGGGGGATCACTATGAGCGCCATCAAATGGTGGAAGCTGATGTTAATGCTAGTGATGACTCTTTGTGTGACAGATATCTGAGTCAGGTCGCCACAATGTTTACTTCTGGTTGTGCTAAAG ATGGTATGAATCCTGATTTGACACTTGTGGAAGTTCTGAAGGAGCCTTATTTCTCCAAAAAGCTTTTACGTCTAATTGGAATCCTTTCCAACTTCGG ggtacaaccagatatgaagTGCATAATTTTCGTCAATAGGATCGTGACTGCGAGATCTCTTTCTTATATGCTTCAGCATCTGAAAGTTTTATCTTCTTGGAAATGCGGGTTTCTTGTAGGAGTGCACTCAGGATTGAAGAGTATGTCACGAAAAAATACAAATATCATTCTCAATAAGTTCCGTTCTGGTGAG CTCAACTTATTGGTTGCCACCAAAGTTGGCGAGGAAGGACTTGATATCCAGACATGCTGCCTTGTTATACGATTTGATCTTCCTGAAACTGTTGCCAGTTTTATACAGTCTAGAGGGCGTGCCCGCATGCCAAAGTCTGAATATGCATTTTTGGTTGATAG TGATAACCAAAGGGAGCTTAATTTGATTGAGCATTTTTCAAGAAATGAAGCTCGGATGAATGATGAGATTTCTTCCAAGAAATCTTGCACGACAGttatagattttcaagaaaatatatACAAAGTAGATATGACTGGTGCAACCATCAGTTCTGCATCAAGCATTTCGTTGCTTCACCATTATTGTTCCAAGCTTCCACGTGACGA GTTTTTCTGCCCCAAGCCGCAGTTCTTCTACTTTGATGACATAGATGGAACTATTTGCAAATTAGTTTTGCCTTCAAACGCTCCAATGCATCAAATTGTGAGTGCTCCTCAATCTTCTATAGAAGCAGCTAAGAAAGATGCCTGTTTAAGAGCCTGCAAGAGCTTGCATGAACTTGGAGCACTCACTGATTATCTTTTGCCGGATCAAGCAGATGAAGACCTGATTCACGTTTTTTCTGACTCAGAAAGCTCAGATG GCGAAGACGCACGAGAAGAGCTCCATGAGATGATTGTTCCCGCTGCCTTTAAAGAACCATGGACTGAGACAGAGAGTCCTGTTTGCCTTAACTCGTACTACATCAACTTTTCACCTTGTCCAATTGATAGGGTTTATAAAAAGTTTGGCCTATTTTTGAAAGCACCTCTTCCCCAAGAGGCTGAGAGAATGAAACTTAATCTCAACTTGGCTCGAGGTAGATCTGTAGAGACAGAGCTTATTCCATCAGGAGCTACTAATTTTGAGAACAATGAG CAGGTACAACTAGCAGAGAAGTTCCAGAGAATGTTCCTCAAGATCATTCTTGACCGCTCTGAGTTCATTTCAGAATTCGTATCTTTGGAAAAACAAGATTATGTTGACTCAGCTTCAAAATCTTACCTACTTCTTCCACTCAATTTATGTGGACACAATAAAATTTCCGTGGACTGGGAGCTTGTCAGAAGATGCTTGTCATCACCAATTTTTGGGACTTCAGTATATGCAGGCAATAGTGAGATATCCAAATTTGATGAGCAGTTGCAACTTGCCAATGGTTCCAAAAGCGTACATGATGTTGCCAATAGTTTGGTATATGTTCCATGCAAGGATACATTTTTCTTCATATCTGATGTTGTCAAAGAAAGCAATGCATACAGCATATATAAAGATTCAAAAAACCATGTCAAACACTATTATGATAC TTTTGGTATCCATCTTTCGTACCCTGAGCAACCACTAATAAAAGCAAAacaactcttctgtttggacaaCTTGCTACGAAAGAAAGGCTATTCAG AGTTGCGTGATAAAGAGGAGCACTTTGTTGAACTACCTGCTGAAATTTGCCAGCTCAAGATAATTGGGTTTTCCAAAGATATTGGGAGCTCATTATCACTGTTGCCATCGATCATGCATCGTCTTGAAAGCCTACTTGTCGCTATTGAACTAAAGGGCTGCCTATCTGCTTCTTTCCCTGAGGGAAGGGAAGTAACAATAGATCAT GTTCTTGAAGCACTTACTACAGAGAAATGCAATGAACCTTTTTCTCTTGAAAGGCTTGAAGTGCTTGGTGATGCATTTCTCAAGTTTGCAGTTGGGAGGCATGTCTTTCTTACATACGATGCCTTTGACGAAGGACAGTTAACTAGAAGGCGCTCAAACATTGTGAACAATTCCTATCTGTACACGATAGCAGTCAGAAACAATTTACAG GCATTTATTCGTGATCAATCATTTGATCCCAACCACTTCTATGCAGTAGGCCGTCCGTGCCCTGTAATCTGTGACAAACAAACAGAAAAAAACATACACGGTCAATGTGGTAGTGTAACAGATGGTGCAAAGACTGAAGTTAGGTGTAGCAAATGTCATCAGTGGTTGCGTAAGAAAACAATTGCTGATATAGTTGAAGCCCTTGTTGGCGCTTTTATAGTTGACAGTGGCTTCAAAGCAGCAATTGCATTTCTTAAATGGATTGGTATCTATACAGATTTCGAAGAATCACAAGTAAAGAGTATTTGCGCTGCAAGCAAAGTCTTTATGCCACTTGCTGATGAAATTGATATTCCGGCCATTGAAAATTTATTAGGTTATCCATTCGTCCATAAGGGTTTGCTCATTCAGGCCTTCATCCATCCATCTTATAACAACCACGGAGGAGGTTGCTATCAG AGACTGGAGTTTCTTGGAGATGCTGTCCTCGATTATTTGATCACATCCTATCTATACTCTGTGTACCCAAAACTGAAGCCTGGCCAGTTGACTGATCTGAGATCAGTTTCTGTAAACAACAACACCTTCGCAGTTGTTGCAGTACATCAAAGCTTCCACAGCCATATACTCTGTGATTATAGTAGTGGCCTCCGTGAGTCAATTACTAGATATGTCAATTTCATTGGAAGACCAGATTCTATGAAAAGGTTGGCTGAAGAGCCATCTTGTCCAAAG GCTCAAGGCTATAGGCGCAAGTCTAAATCACTGGAGCAAGTGGTAAAAACAGCTAAAAAGATGGAAGCTAAACTGATAGGATATGATGAAATACCCTGTGTTCTTACTGCTAGGTGCAATGACGTGGAGAAGAACGAAGCATCTGAAAGTGATCGTGACTTGAAAGCATTTCCTATTAGTGAGCAACTTGCAAGAAATTGCAATTTCAAGTTAAAGCCTGCGAGAAAGTTGGCCCCAGAGGCAGCTGTACAATGCAATTCTGAGCAGACCATCATGCCTAATGGCTCTAATTCAGATTCAAAAGCTACAG GTGGTGCAATAAATGGATCGGCAAAGTCAATTTTGCATGAAGTTTGTGCTGCCAACTGCTGGAAACCTCCTAGATTTGAATGTTGCAAGGAGACAGGGCCAAGCCACTTGAAAGA